A genome region from Thermoanaerobaculia bacterium includes the following:
- the rplM gene encoding 50S ribosomal protein L13 has translation MKSTVSPKPAEIERQWFVIDGANVPVGRLSSTIAKLLMGKGKPFWAPHVDCGDFVIVLNAEKVHLSGTKEETKVYYRHTTTQPGSLKSPKAFEVRAKHPTRIVESAVFGMLPKTKLGRKIRKKLKVYAGAEHPHQAQKPSAFDLASVKM, from the coding sequence ATGAAGAGTACTGTGAGCCCCAAGCCGGCTGAGATCGAGCGCCAGTGGTTCGTCATCGACGGCGCCAACGTGCCCGTCGGACGCCTCTCCTCGACCATCGCCAAGTTGTTGATGGGTAAGGGGAAGCCGTTCTGGGCCCCGCACGTCGACTGCGGCGATTTCGTCATCGTTCTGAATGCCGAGAAGGTCCACCTCTCGGGCACCAAGGAAGAGACCAAGGTCTACTACCGTCATACGACGACGCAGCCCGGCAGCTTGAAGTCCCCCAAGGCCTTCGAAGTCCGCGCCAAGCATCCGACGCGGATCGTCGAGTCGGCGGTGTTCGGCATGCTTCCCAAGACCAAACTCGGGCGCAAGATCCGGAAGAAGCTGAAGGTCTACGCCGGCGCGGAGCATCCGCACCAGGCGCAGAAGCCGTCGGCGTTCGACCTTGCTTCGGTAAAGATGTAG
- the rpsI gene encoding 30S ribosomal protein S9, whose product MQPTPSTQPVQPTQYYGTGRRKTSTARVFMRPGAGGLEVNGRTLDGYFPNPVLRMVVQQPLVLTETGEKFDIFVTVEGGGNSGQAGAIRHGISRALLVFDIALRDRLKSAGLLTRDPRKKERKKYGQKGARARFQFSKR is encoded by the coding sequence GTGCAACCCACCCCATCCACCCAGCCGGTCCAGCCCACCCAGTACTACGGTACCGGCCGCCGCAAGACCTCGACCGCCCGTGTCTTCATGCGCCCCGGCGCCGGTGGACTGGAAGTCAACGGCCGCACCCTCGACGGCTACTTTCCCAACCCGGTGTTGCGGATGGTCGTGCAGCAGCCGCTCGTCCTGACCGAGACGGGGGAGAAGTTCGACATCTTCGTCACCGTCGAAGGCGGCGGCAACTCCGGCCAGGCGGGTGCGATCCGGCATGGCATCAGCCGCGCCCTCCTCGTGTTCGACATCGCGCTGCGCGACCGGCTGAAGAGCGCCGGCCTCCTGACCCGCGATCCCCGCAAGAAGGAACGCAAGAAGTACGGTCAGAAGGGCGCTCGTGCGCGCTTCCAGTTCAGCAAGCGTTGA